In one window of Gammaproteobacteria bacterium DNA:
- a CDS encoding YbaB/EbfC family nucleoid-associated protein: MKGGIGNIMKQAQQMQANMQKLQEELAKTEITGQSGGGMVSVIMNGRHEVRRVTIDPSLLADDKDMLEDLIAAAVNDAVHKVESTSQERMASMTAGLNLPAGFKLPF, encoded by the coding sequence ATGAAAGGCGGTATAGGCAACATCATGAAGCAGGCGCAGCAGATGCAGGCGAACATGCAGAAGCTGCAGGAAGAACTCGCCAAGACGGAGATCACCGGTCAGTCCGGTGGCGGCATGGTCAGCGTAATCATGAACGGCCGCCACGAGGTACGTCGTGTGACCATCGACCCCAGCCTGCTGGCCGACGACAAGGACATGCTGGAGGACCTGATCGCCGCGGCGGTCAACGATGCCGTGCACAAGGTCGAGTCCACCAGCCAGGAGCGCATGGCCTCGATGACGGCCGGCCTGAACCTGCCGGCTGGCTTCAAGCTGCCGTTCTGA